One genomic window of bacterium includes the following:
- the ftsZ gene encoding cell division protein FtsZ, whose amino-acid sequence MRFRFAEDIVGSAKMKVIGVGGAGGNALNCMIEAGLTSVDFIAVNTDAQALQNNCSARKIQIGRETTRGLGAGANPDVGRQAVNESRDDIRTVVDGADMIFVTAGMGGGTGTGAAPVVAQVAKESGALTVGIVTKPFAFEGRKRLAIAERGLAELKEHVDTLIVIPNQRLISLVERDTRLLEAFKLADNVLLQATRGISDLIAIPGIVNVDFADVRTVMAQRGDALMGVGIARGEHRAVEAAQQAISSPLLEEVSIRGARSILINITGGNDLTLHDVSEATSAIYEAAGDDAEVIFGAVTNPDVTEELRVTVIATGFNQQEQKTVVRVATNGRTYEPFRPPVIERKGFEPKVVRPAQAQEMNIKPIMQENNGRLEPLVIGDDAFEVPTFLRQQMD is encoded by the coding sequence ATGCGATTCCGTTTTGCAGAAGACATCGTCGGCAGCGCGAAGATGAAAGTCATCGGAGTCGGCGGCGCCGGCGGCAACGCGCTGAACTGCATGATTGAGGCCGGTCTGACTTCGGTGGATTTCATCGCCGTCAACACCGACGCCCAGGCGTTGCAGAACAACTGTTCCGCGCGAAAGATCCAGATTGGACGCGAAACGACGCGCGGCCTCGGAGCCGGCGCCAATCCCGACGTCGGGCGACAGGCGGTCAACGAGAGCCGGGATGACATCCGCACGGTGGTGGATGGAGCGGATATGATCTTCGTCACCGCCGGAATGGGCGGCGGTACCGGCACGGGAGCCGCACCGGTGGTGGCGCAAGTGGCGAAGGAATCCGGCGCGCTCACGGTGGGGATCGTCACCAAACCGTTCGCATTTGAGGGCCGGAAGCGACTTGCGATTGCCGAACGAGGCTTGGCGGAATTGAAGGAGCACGTGGATACGCTCATCGTCATCCCGAACCAGCGTCTCATTTCGCTCGTCGAACGCGACACCCGGCTGTTGGAAGCGTTCAAGCTCGCCGACAACGTCCTGCTTCAGGCGACGCGCGGCATTTCGGATTTGATCGCCATTCCGGGAATCGTCAACGTGGACTTCGCGGACGTGCGAACGGTCATGGCTCAACGGGGCGACGCGCTCATGGGCGTCGGCATCGCGCGCGGCGAGCATCGCGCGGTGGAGGCGGCGCAGCAGGCGATCTCCTCCCCCCTACTCGAAGAAGTCTCGATTCGCGGAGCGCGCTCGATTCTCATCAACATCACCGGCGGCAATGATCTGACGCTGCACGACGTTTCGGAAGCAACGTCTGCGATCTACGAAGCCGCGGGAGATGACGCCGAAGTCATCTTCGGAGCGGTCACCAATCCCGACGTGACGGAGGAATTGCGGGTCACGGTGATCGCCACGGGCTTCAATCAGCAAGAGCAGAAAACCGTTGTGCGAGTCGCGACGAACGGACGGACGTATGAACCCTTCCGTCCGCCGGTCATTGAACGCAAAGGATTCGAACCGAAGGTCGTGCGTCCCGCGCAGGCTCAAGAAATGAACATCAAGCCGATCATGCAGGAAAACAACGGACGGTTGGAGCCGCTCGTGATCGGTGACGACGCGTTCGAAGTGCCGACGTTTCTCCGTCAGCAGATGGACTGA
- the ftsA gene encoding cell division protein FtsA: protein MRKNPVHNDLLCGIDIGTTKIATVIAQSSGTDDVQLLGIGCVPSRGLRRGVVINLEQTSEDIEQSLQQAEDMAGASVHSAYVGVAGEHIKSINSRGAIPISKSRGIPTGEVTQHDVDHVVDAARAIALPMDRRILHTLPQEYAVDSERGIRSPIGMAGVRLEATVHIVTCAISSVQNILTCCKRAGLLVADLVLEPLAAEASVLTRDEKELGVVLLDFGGGTTDLAMFHNGFIRHTAIVACGGDYITRDIAVGLRTPMESAEQIKIQHGAAHLRAIGQNEFLEIPGVGGREPREMSRSMLVSIIAPRVEEILNMARDELSRSRTLDYLGAGLVLTGGGASMPGMSEIAEEIFTLPVRIGSPRDSLTEDSPTLGPKFSTAVGLVRYAQRQAINGAAQMNGGSNWARQTTGRLRNWLQGVF, encoded by the coding sequence ATGAGAAAGAATCCTGTCCACAACGACTTGCTCTGTGGCATTGACATCGGGACAACGAAAATCGCCACCGTGATCGCTCAATCCTCCGGCACGGATGACGTGCAACTCCTTGGCATCGGTTGCGTTCCCTCGCGCGGGCTTCGTCGCGGCGTGGTCATCAACCTCGAACAGACCAGCGAAGACATCGAGCAATCCCTGCAACAAGCCGAAGACATGGCCGGAGCGAGTGTGCACTCGGCGTACGTGGGGGTGGCCGGTGAACACATCAAGAGCATCAATTCGCGCGGTGCAATTCCGATCAGCAAGTCCCGCGGAATCCCCACCGGCGAGGTAACCCAACACGACGTGGATCACGTAGTGGACGCCGCGCGGGCCATCGCGCTGCCGATGGACCGCCGGATTCTTCACACTCTGCCGCAGGAGTACGCGGTGGACTCGGAACGCGGTATTCGCTCACCGATCGGCATGGCCGGAGTTCGCCTCGAAGCAACCGTGCATATCGTTACGTGCGCGATCTCCTCCGTGCAGAATATCCTCACCTGCTGCAAGCGCGCCGGACTTCTGGTGGCTGATCTTGTCCTTGAGCCGCTGGCGGCGGAAGCCAGCGTTCTGACGCGTGATGAAAAGGAACTTGGCGTCGTGCTGCTTGATTTCGGCGGCGGGACGACCGACCTTGCCATGTTCCATAACGGTTTCATCCGCCATACCGCCATCGTAGCCTGCGGCGGCGACTACATCACGCGCGACATCGCGGTGGGACTGCGCACGCCGATGGAGTCTGCCGAGCAAATCAAGATTCAGCATGGCGCCGCGCATCTGCGAGCCATCGGTCAAAACGAGTTTCTGGAAATCCCCGGTGTCGGCGGGCGCGAACCGCGCGAGATGAGCCGCTCGATGCTCGTTTCCATCATCGCTCCGCGCGTCGAAGAAATCCTGAATATGGCGCGGGATGAACTTTCGCGGTCGCGGACACTCGACTACTTGGGGGCTGGTCTGGTGCTGACCGGTGGCGGAGCTTCCATGCCGGGAATGTCGGAAATTGCTGAAGAGATATTTACGCTGCCGGTGAGAATCGGTTCACCCCGTGACTCGCTGACAGAGGACAGTCCCACACTCGGACCGAAATTCTCGACCGCCGTGGGATTGGTGCGCTATGCACAGCGGCAAGCGATCAACGGCGCGGCACAGATGAACGGTGGATCGAACTGGGCGAGACAAACCACCGGCCGTCTCAGGAATTGGCTACAAGGAGTATTCTAA
- the murB gene encoding UDP-N-acetylmuramate dehydrogenase, which produces QIELVKLFRLLHEEEVPVFYLGHGSNILVADDGFDGLVVRSGGELATIRVHGNVLQAGPAARLLDLTAFAAAAGLSGMETLSGIPGSVGGGLYMNAGAYGGEIADTLQSVDVLTENNEIQTVAQSEVDFGYRSAPALQDKIILTSRYSLVTGEKPHIYSEMRRVWKQRRAKQPLEFPSAGSIFKRPPGDYAGRLIEAVGGKGTQIGGAMVSSKHAGIFVNTGNATAADVCALVREIRKRVYETFHVLLEPEVKPVGFAQDPFAITQ; this is translated from the coding sequence CAGATTGAACTTGTCAAGTTGTTTCGTTTGCTCCATGAAGAAGAAGTACCGGTCTTCTATCTCGGACACGGCTCCAACATTCTGGTGGCTGACGACGGTTTCGACGGTTTGGTCGTGCGCTCCGGCGGCGAGCTGGCAACGATCCGAGTGCATGGAAACGTTCTGCAGGCGGGACCGGCCGCACGACTACTCGATCTCACCGCATTTGCCGCCGCGGCAGGTCTGTCGGGGATGGAGACTCTCAGCGGGATTCCCGGCTCGGTGGGCGGCGGACTCTACATGAATGCGGGCGCCTATGGAGGGGAAATCGCGGATACCTTGCAGAGCGTGGACGTCCTGACCGAGAACAACGAAATCCAAACCGTGGCGCAAAGTGAAGTGGATTTCGGCTATCGGAGTGCACCCGCACTACAGGACAAGATCATTCTGACAAGCCGTTACTCTCTGGTAACAGGAGAGAAACCGCACATTTATTCGGAGATGCGACGGGTGTGGAAGCAACGTCGCGCGAAGCAACCCTTGGAGTTTCCCTCGGCCGGTTCCATTTTCAAGCGACCGCCGGGAGACTATGCGGGACGGCTGATTGAGGCAGTCGGCGGCAAAGGAACCCAAATCGGCGGAGCCATGGTGTCGTCCAAGCACGCCGGAATCTTCGTCAACACGGGCAATGCAACCGCCGCCGACGTGTGCGCGCTCGTGCGGGAGATTCGCAAACGAGTGTACGAGACGTTCCACGTCTTACTTGAACCGGAGGTGAAGCCCGTTGGCTTCGCGCAGGACCCCTTTGCCATCACGCAGTAG
- a CDS encoding FtsQ-type POTRA domain-containing protein translates to MKRARIAVVIALAAVAASSPVWYPLLGEFLSQELTGFSESFRVQQVVVVGNRWIPADTVICLADVPLAAPLLSLPVAVIEKRVMQHVWVERASVRRMPPHTVKILITEREPVAAIRSENLLIATRDGMAVAPVSDDWVWDLPLLTVPKYAVPPAGMRIHDTQARSLLHQIVLLRSVSLDAWRNLNEIHSQDGQIVANFSEPPVELLLNAETNDLTWSYIARFLNHAPRYELSRECRLDARFPGRIIVKRHSTTNRESEIG, encoded by the coding sequence GTGAAGCGTGCGCGAATCGCCGTGGTAATCGCATTAGCGGCCGTGGCGGCGAGCTCACCCGTCTGGTATCCTTTGCTCGGTGAGTTTCTGTCGCAGGAACTGACCGGATTCAGCGAGTCGTTCCGCGTTCAGCAAGTTGTCGTCGTGGGAAATCGCTGGATTCCCGCCGACACCGTGATTTGTCTGGCCGATGTTCCGCTGGCCGCTCCGCTTCTGTCGTTGCCGGTGGCGGTCATCGAAAAGCGAGTCATGCAGCACGTGTGGGTGGAACGCGCTTCCGTCCGCCGTATGCCGCCTCACACGGTGAAAATCCTTATCACCGAGCGTGAACCCGTCGCGGCAATCCGTTCAGAGAACTTGCTGATCGCTACTCGCGACGGCATGGCCGTAGCACCGGTTTCAGATGATTGGGTGTGGGATCTCCCGTTGTTGACGGTCCCGAAATATGCCGTGCCGCCGGCCGGCATGCGTATTCATGACACCCAAGCTCGGAGTTTGCTTCATCAGATCGTTCTACTTCGCAGCGTGTCCCTCGACGCCTGGCGAAACTTGAATGAAATCCACTCTCAGGACGGCCAGATCGTGGCCAACTTCTCCGAGCCGCCGGTGGAGTTGCTGCTGAACGCGGAGACGAACGATTTGACTTGGTCCTATATCGCAAGATTCTTGAATCATGCACCGCGCTACGAGCTCAGCCGAGAATGCCGGCTGGACGCGCGTTTTCCGGGACGCATCATCGTGAAACGGCATTCCACGACAAACCGGGAGTCCGAAATCGGATGA